DNA from Synechococcus sp. CBW1108:
CCCTGAGCGCTCGGTGTTCCCCTGCCTGGATCGCCATATCTCCCAGGCAGAAGGTCGGGTGATCATCACAACTTTTGCCAGCTCGATTCACCGGGTGTCGATGATCCTGGAGTTGGCCATCAAGAATGGCCGCAAGGTGGGTCTGCTGGGCCGCTCCATGCTCAATGTGATCGCCAAGGCTCGGGAGTTGGGCTACATGCGCGCCCCCGATGACCTGTTCGTGCCGATCAAGCAAATTCGCGACCTGCCCGATCGGGAAACCCTGCTGCTGATGACCGGCAGCCAGGGTGAGCCCCTAGCCGCCCTCAGCCGCATCTCCCGCCGTGATCACCCCCAGGTGCAGGTCAAGAACACCGACACGATTATCTTCTCGGCCAGCCCGATTCCGGGGAACACCATCTCGGTGGTCAACACCATCGACCGGCTGATGATGCTGGGCGCCAAGGTGGTCTATGGCAAGGGCGAGGGCATTCACGTTTCCGGCCACGGTTTCCAGGAAGATCAGAAACTGATGCTGGCCCTTACCAAGCCCAAATATTTCGTGCCGGTGCACGGTGAGCACCGCATGCTCATTGCCCACAGCAAAACGGCCCAGTCGATGGGCGTGCCGGCCGACAACATCTTGATCATTGACAATGGCGACGTGGTCGAGCTCAGCCCCGACTCCATACGCACCGGGGATCCGGTGAAGGCCGGCATTGAATTGCTCGATGCCTCCCGCAACGGCATCGTCGATGCCCGCGTGCTCAAGGAGCGCCAGCAGCTCGCCGAGGATGGGGTGATTACCATGCTGGCAGTGATCAGCACCGACGGGGTGATGGCGGCCCCGCCCCGGGTCAACATCCGGGGGGTGGTCACCGCGGCCGATGCCCGCAAGCTGTCGATGTGGGCGGAGCGGGAAATCGGCTGGGTGCTCGAGAACCGCTGGAACCAGCTCTGCCGCAATACCGGCGGCAAGGCGCCGGATGTCGATTGGGTGGGCGTGCAGCGCGAGGTGGAGGTGGGCCTGCAGCGCCGCCTGCGCCGCGAGTTGCAGGTGGAGCCCCTGATCATCTGCCTGGTGCAACCCGCCCCCGCCGGCACGCCGGCCTACAAGGGTCGCTCGGAGGGGGAGAGCGACAGCCGTCCGGCGCCCCGGGGCCGGGGTGGCCGCGATTCAGGTGGCCGAGATTCAGGGGGCCGCGCCTCGGCGCCCCAGCGCCAGCTGGCGACCGTCGGCGCTCCCAGCGCTACCGCAGTAGCGGTTGCAGTGGCCGCCCCCGCTCCTGTTTCCGCTCCAGCGCCAGCAAACCTTGAGCCGGAACCCGCCGGCCGCACCAAGCGCCGCCGCTCCGCAGCTGTGGGCTGAGGCTCGGCTCATCTTGGCAGCGGAGCGACTCAGCCGATAACGACCCGCAACAGCCCCTTGGAGAGCTCGGCAATCTCCTCGGGGCTGGGTTGGGCAGCCACGGGCAAGATGGCCAGGTCTACTGCCTCGGCAGTTCTGGGATTGGCCTGGGCCAGCTCGATCAGTTCGGGTTCCTCAATAACCTCCACTTCTGTTAGCCCCACCTCGGTTAGCCCCACCTCCGGTTGGGGCACTTTGCCCCGCCCCACCTTGCCCCGCCCCACCTCGCCCAGTTGCTCCATCCAGGGGGTGGCAGCCGTGCCAGCGGTGACAGCCGTGGCAGAAGAGGCAGCCGTTGCCGCCGGGGATTGGTCAGGTGTGGCCTCGGCTGGCGCAACGGCGATGTCGGCCAGGTTGATGCATTGCTTCAGGCCCTGTTCGGCGATTTCCCGCAGCATCGTCTCCTCGCTGGCGGCCAGCACCCGGCTGTAAAAACCAGTGGCCGTCTGGGCATCCTGGTAGCCGTAGCAATAGGTGTGACCCAGCAACAGCTGCAGGCGCTGGCGCAGGGGATGGCTGGGGTCGTCGGGCAGTTCCACCAGCAGGGCCTCGCTGAGGCTGGCCACGTCGTCCCATTGGCGCCCGTTGTAGAAGCCTTCAATGGCCTCATAGCGCTGTTGCAGGGATTCCGGCGAGGCGGTCACTGGGGAGACTCGGGCTGGAGCCACAGTGTGCGCTGATCCCAGTGCAGCTGCCAACCGGCGCCCAGATCGGCCCGGCCCGGGGG
Protein-coding regions in this window:
- a CDS encoding ribonuclease J, with amino-acid sequence MTSSNGTTQLNRNQVNSNLVNSNQVNGNQAGAKKPHLRVIPLGGLHEIGKNTCVFEYGDDIMLVDAGLAFPSDGMHGVNVVMPDTSYLKENQKRIRGMIVTHGHEDHIGGIAHHLKNFSIPVIHGPRLALAMLTGKMEEAGVMDRTILQTVAPRDVVKVGQHFSVEFIRNTHSMADSFSLAITTPVGTVIFTGDFKFDHTPVDGETFDMARLAHYGDQGVLCLFSDSTNAEVPGFCPPERSVFPCLDRHISQAEGRVIITTFASSIHRVSMILELAIKNGRKVGLLGRSMLNVIAKARELGYMRAPDDLFVPIKQIRDLPDRETLLLMTGSQGEPLAALSRISRRDHPQVQVKNTDTIIFSASPIPGNTISVVNTIDRLMMLGAKVVYGKGEGIHVSGHGFQEDQKLMLALTKPKYFVPVHGEHRMLIAHSKTAQSMGVPADNILIIDNGDVVELSPDSIRTGDPVKAGIELLDASRNGIVDARVLKERQQLAEDGVITMLAVISTDGVMAAPPRVNIRGVVTAADARKLSMWAEREIGWVLENRWNQLCRNTGGKAPDVDWVGVQREVEVGLQRRLRRELQVEPLIICLVQPAPAGTPAYKGRSEGESDSRPAPRGRGGRDSGGRDSGGRASAPQRQLATVGAPSATAVAVAVAAPAPVSAPAPANLEPEPAGRTKRRRSAAVG